One stretch of Manis pentadactyla isolate mManPen7 chromosome 10, mManPen7.hap1, whole genome shotgun sequence DNA includes these proteins:
- the LOC118922680 gene encoding cyclin-dependent kinases regulatory subunit 2-like has product MACKQIYYLDKYFNEDYKYWHVMLPRELSKQVPKTHLMSEEDWRRLGVQQSLGWVHYMIHEPEQHSLLFR; this is encoded by the coding sequence ATGGCCTGCAAGCAGATCTACTACTTGGACAAGTACTTCAACGAGGACTACAAGTACTGGCATGTCATGTTACCCAGAGAACTTTCCAAACAAGTACCCAAAACCCATCTGATGTCTGAAGAGGACTGGAGAAGACTTGGTGTCCAACAGAGTCTAGGCTGGGTTCATTACATGATTCATGAGCCAGAACAACATAGTCTTCTCTTTAGGTGA